A window of the Alphaproteobacteria bacterium genome harbors these coding sequences:
- a CDS encoding enoyl-CoA hydratase/isomerase family protein, with product MTFETVTVSDADGIAIVTLNRPEKLNAMSNALKRELRQVAEALDERDDLSCVLVTGAGRAFSAGADLDEREGFGDGASMAEARRLVRLGADMCAAWERLRPLTVAVVNGPAIGGAMSLAVSCDFRIMGSNAWFQAPEVDLGINYSWNSLPRIGNLVGSARAKLIGALARKVDAETALAWGLCEMIADDPMAAAGELAAEICERPRIAQQMVKESVNRHFAMPNSLYLDQDQILLMARDPENRKHAEARREKLVGKT from the coding sequence ATGACATTCGAAACCGTGACCGTGAGCGATGCCGACGGCATTGCCATCGTAACCCTTAACCGACCGGAGAAGCTCAATGCCATGAGCAACGCGCTGAAGCGCGAGCTGAGGCAGGTGGCGGAAGCGCTCGATGAGCGCGACGACCTCTCCTGCGTGCTGGTCACCGGCGCCGGGCGCGCCTTCTCGGCTGGCGCTGATCTTGACGAGCGCGAGGGCTTTGGCGACGGTGCGTCGATGGCGGAGGCGCGGCGTCTAGTGCGGCTCGGTGCGGACATGTGTGCCGCCTGGGAGCGCTTGCGTCCGCTTACTGTCGCCGTGGTCAACGGCCCTGCTATTGGCGGTGCCATGTCGCTAGCGGTCAGTTGCGATTTCCGCATCATGGGTAGTAACGCCTGGTTTCAGGCACCTGAAGTTGATCTCGGGATCAACTATTCCTGGAACAGCCTGCCGCGTATAGGCAATCTCGTAGGCTCCGCCCGCGCCAAGCTGATCGGTGCATTGGCCCGCAAGGTTGATGCCGAGACGGCGCTCGCCTGGGGCCTTTGTGAAATGATTGCCGACGATCCCATGGCGGCGGCGGGTGAACTCGCGGCGGAGATCTGCGAGCGTCCGCGTATCGCCCAGCAGATGGTCAAGGAATCGGTGAACCGGCATTTTGCCATGCCCAACAGTCTCTACCTCGACCAGGATCAGATTTTACTCATGGCGCGCGATCCGGAAAACCGCAAACACGCCGAGGCGAGGCGGGAGAAACTGGTCGGCAAGACGTGA